From the genome of Fusobacterium varium, one region includes:
- the rpsO gene encoding 30S ribosomal protein S15, protein MAMRSKAEIVKEFGKFEGDTGSTEVQIALLTEKINHLTDHLRIHKKDFHSRLGLLKMVGQRKRLLAYLTKKDLEGYRNLIARLGIRK, encoded by the coding sequence ATGGCTATGAGAAGTAAAGCAGAAATAGTAAAAGAATTTGGAAAATTTGAAGGAGATACAGGATCAACTGAAGTACAAATCGCACTTCTTACTGAAAAGATCAATCACTTAACAGATCATTTAAGAATTCACAAAAAAGATTTCCATTCAAGATTAGGATTATTAAAAATGGTAGGACAAAGAAAAAGATTATTGGCTTATCTAACTAAGAAAGATCTTGAAGGATACAGAAACTTAATCGCTAGATTAGGAATCAGAAAGTAA
- a CDS encoding coproporphyrinogen III oxidase, which yields MNKIVLAAINSQYVHLNLAVRYLKKYVETNSDIRVEIYETNINNQLLNIIKDIFELKPDKIIFSTYIWNKEYVFEIVKEIKKVLPNVEVILGGPEVSFDWKKIMEENPEIDNILVGEGEKVFLNFLINENDKVMGLVYRKNGEVYFNGQEKIIEDLDIIPFPYENEELEEKTKIFYYESSRGCPFNCSYCMSSIDKTVRYYSIERVKEDLKIFLDSSIRLLKFVDRTFNLKKERYMEIWKFLLENYREGITFHFEINANIFDDETLDFLETVPKGYFQFEIGVQSINSDTMKSINRNNVLDKLAHNVRRINKNIHLHLDLIAGLPYETYEIFKKSFEYVHDLKPEMIQLGFLKLLKGTQMYNEIEKYQYKYFSKPPYEVFSNNFISFAEIIKLKNFEKILDYYYNSEKFNKSVNYIIKKYYNNTFDFYEEIAAYYDKKGYLKINHKETALFNILHDFYKEKGFEDIKIFEEYLKFDFIMLGKPGFYPIWLNTRKDSELHNSIIKEKGFKSVRDGHKNSELELFSFNIFSGNKEEINIFFNYKTKDYEVIKNNKI from the coding sequence GTGAATAAAATAGTTCTAGCTGCTATAAATAGCCAGTATGTGCATTTAAATTTAGCAGTGAGATATTTAAAAAAATATGTAGAAACAAATAGTGATATAAGAGTAGAGATCTATGAAACAAATATTAATAATCAGCTTTTAAATATAATAAAAGATATTTTTGAATTAAAACCAGATAAAATAATATTTTCAACATATATTTGGAATAAAGAATATGTCTTTGAAATAGTAAAAGAAATAAAAAAAGTACTTCCAAATGTAGAAGTTATATTGGGGGGACCAGAGGTATCTTTTGACTGGAAAAAGATAATGGAAGAAAATCCAGAAATAGATAATATTCTTGTAGGAGAAGGGGAAAAAGTTTTTTTAAACTTTTTAATCAATGAAAACGACAAAGTAATGGGACTGGTTTATAGAAAAAATGGAGAAGTATATTTTAATGGTCAAGAAAAAATAATAGAAGATTTAGATATAATCCCATTTCCTTATGAAAACGAGGAATTAGAAGAAAAAACAAAGATATTTTATTATGAAAGTTCAAGAGGATGTCCTTTTAATTGTTCATATTGTATGTCATCAATTGATAAAACTGTGAGATACTATTCAATAGAAAGAGTAAAAGAGGATCTAAAAATATTTTTAGATTCTTCAATAAGACTTTTGAAATTTGTTGATAGAACATTTAATCTGAAAAAAGAGAGATACATGGAGATATGGAAATTTCTTTTAGAAAATTATAGGGAAGGGATAACATTTCATTTTGAAATAAATGCCAACATTTTTGATGATGAAACTTTAGATTTTCTTGAAACAGTGCCAAAAGGGTATTTTCAATTTGAAATAGGAGTGCAGAGCATAAATTCAGATACTATGAAAAGTATAAATAGAAACAATGTATTGGATAAACTGGCTCATAATGTAAGGAGGATAAATAAAAATATTCATCTTCATCTTGATCTTATAGCAGGACTTCCTTATGAAACATATGAAATATTTAAAAAATCTTTTGAATATGTTCATGACTTAAAACCAGAGATGATTCAGCTTGGATTTCTAAAATTATTAAAAGGGACTCAAATGTATAACGAGATTGAAAAATATCAGTATAAATATTTTTCTAAACCTCCATATGAAGTTTTTTCAAATAATTTTATATCTTTTGCAGAAATAATAAAACTTAAAAATTTTGAAAAAATTTTGGATTATTACTATAATTCAGAAAAATTTAATAAAAGTGTAAATTATATAATAAAGAAGTACTATAATAATACTTTTGACTTTTATGAGGAAATAGCAGCTTATTATGACAAAAAAGGATATTTAAAAATAAATCACAAAGAAACAGCACTTTTTAATATATTGCATGATTTTTATAAAGAAAAAGGATTTGAAGATATAAAAATATTTGAGGAATATTTAAAATTTGATTTTATAATGCTTGGAAAGCCAGGATTTTATCCAATTTGGTTAAACACAAGAAAGGATTCTGAACTTCATAACAGTATAATAAAGGAGAAAGGATTTAAAAGTGTAAGAGATGGACATAAAAATAGTGAGCTCGAGCTTTTTTCTTTTAATATATTTTCTGGAAATAAAGAAGAAATAAACATATTCTTCAATTATAAAACAAAGGATTATGAAGTGATAAAAAATAATAAAATATAG
- a CDS encoding Predicted membrane protein: protein MFGILISILTVNILLRIITYKVKELQDKFSLVFLTIIEILSVLIINIINTFAYVRYESGKERVLLIGLILAANIYLFFFGRKDIHFTFFKTNEKKVPWIIGESLYIIIVSYMIMNNVFYIDGANLIINIIGLLMCGYLVWKGFKTPNRSIRRVGLGIGIFFVLKSFFIDFISFSSTYKLLAYFSMGVILIGTSYIYQTALKKLEKEEKGE from the coding sequence ATGTTTGGAATATTAATATCTATCTTGACTGTAAATATTTTATTGAGAATTATAACTTACAAAGTAAAGGAGCTTCAGGATAAATTTAGTTTAGTATTTTTGACAATTATTGAAATATTGTCAGTATTAATAATAAATATAATAAATACATTTGCTTATGTTAGATATGAGAGTGGAAAAGAAAGAGTTTTACTGATAGGATTAATTTTAGCTGCAAATATATATTTATTTTTCTTTGGAAGAAAAGATATACACTTTACTTTTTTTAAGACAAATGAAAAGAAAGTGCCATGGATAATAGGGGAATCATTATATATAATCATAGTATCTTATATGATAATGAATAATGTATTTTATATAGATGGAGCAAATTTGATAATAAATATTATTGGACTTCTTATGTGTGGATATCTGGTTTGGAAAGGATTTAAAACACCTAATAGAAGTATAAGAAGAGTAGGACTTGGAATAGGAATATTTTTTGTTTTGAAGAGTTTCTTTATAGATTTTATATCATTCAGCAGTACTTATAAACTTCTTGCATATTTTAGTATGGGAGTAATATTGATAGGAACTTCATATATTTATCAGACAGCTCTTAAGAAACTGGAAAAGGAGGAAAAAGGTGAATAA
- a CDS encoding Predicted membrane protein — protein sequence MILLEELKESKRLRREKEINKFQEAAAKKVKIDLEDRIISRLSSFRKELYKKINIQDKELMKDMSEESHELRNELKAVAEKIDIFVENSKRKALEAGIALNEESSVFHSEIQKEYDLKEDKYLFEKEKKNFVLEKLIGLKGFNFLGIISIFLGIFLVFKTQFRDFFNNDYIKSSGSYLLGIIFLFAGEKLYQKNKKHFAVGLIGGGIGVLYITTLLSTMYLGLFSMMLGLFISVILTGLVVILALRYSSQIIGILALIGGYLPYGAYIYSEGGETKIYYLIVYSLILQGIVLGIAWKKDWLYSKIIGFVIGSINMAGIVFYLSNYMNNKITAFFYIVIFTTAYSFIFLNSHRKENRESNIIDYILLSLNLIVKFSLIYSLSDGTTPNWIKAGLVAGVGIVYGFFGDKLKENRVSKIFYVIALGCFIVIIPVILSKEYIVVAWGLEAVFLYFMASKYKNREIEYGAVFIYLITLLTNIFIREEKYYLVYIQDILIISLSFVVYFVVKEKNYNKTIRSLMTPFKYLIFLYSIFFINNIIFINVKKYQEDIIQRRCLEY from the coding sequence GTGATACTTTTAGAAGAACTAAAGGAAAGTAAAAGATTAAGAAGAGAAAAAGAGATAAATAAATTTCAAGAAGCAGCTGCTAAAAAAGTAAAGATAGATCTTGAAGATAGAATAATAAGTAGGCTCAGCAGTTTTAGAAAAGAACTTTATAAAAAAATTAATATTCAGGATAAAGAATTAATGAAAGATATGTCTGAGGAATCTCATGAGTTAAGAAATGAATTAAAAGCAGTAGCTGAGAAAATAGACATATTTGTAGAAAATTCAAAGAGAAAAGCTTTAGAAGCAGGAATAGCATTAAATGAAGAAAGTTCAGTATTTCATAGTGAGATACAAAAAGAATATGACTTGAAAGAAGATAAATACCTATTTGAGAAAGAGAAAAAGAATTTTGTATTAGAAAAACTTATTGGGTTAAAGGGATTTAATTTTTTAGGAATAATTTCAATTTTTTTAGGAATATTTTTAGTGTTTAAGACACAATTTAGAGATTTCTTTAATAACGATTATATAAAAAGTTCAGGATCGTATCTTTTAGGGATTATTTTTCTTTTTGCTGGAGAAAAGTTATATCAAAAAAATAAAAAGCATTTCGCTGTAGGACTTATAGGTGGAGGTATAGGAGTATTATATATAACCACTCTGTTATCAACAATGTATTTGGGATTATTTTCTATGATGCTTGGACTTTTTATCTCAGTTATTTTAACCGGGCTAGTAGTTATATTAGCATTAAGGTATAGTTCACAAATTATAGGAATATTAGCTCTTATAGGAGGATATCTTCCATATGGAGCTTATATATATTCTGAAGGTGGAGAAACAAAAATATATTATTTAATAGTTTATTCATTAATACTTCAAGGTATAGTTTTAGGAATAGCTTGGAAAAAAGACTGGCTATACAGTAAGATAATTGGTTTTGTAATAGGCTCAATAAATATGGCAGGAATTGTATTTTATCTGTCAAATTATATGAACAATAAAATTACTGCATTTTTCTACATTGTAATATTTACAACTGCTTACAGTTTTATTTTTCTTAATTCTCATAGAAAGGAGAATAGAGAGAGTAATATAATAGACTATATACTTCTTAGTCTTAATCTTATTGTAAAATTTTCTTTAATATACAGCTTGTCAGATGGAACAACACCAAATTGGATAAAAGCTGGATTAGTAGCAGGAGTAGGAATTGTATATGGATTTTTTGGAGATAAACTTAAAGAAAATAGAGTATCAAAAATTTTCTATGTAATAGCACTAGGTTGTTTTATAGTAATAATTCCTGTAATACTTTCTAAAGAATACATAGTAGTAGCTTGGGGATTGGAAGCTGTATTTTTATATTTTATGGCGTCAAAATATAAAAATAGAGAAATAGAGTATGGAGCAGTTTTCATATATTTAATAACTCTTTTAACTAATATTTTTATAAGAGAAGAAAAATACTATTTAGTATATATACAGGATATATTGATAATTTCTCTTTCTTTTGTAGTTTATTTTGTCGTAAAAGAAAAAAATTATAATAAAACTATCAGGAGTTTAATGACTCCATTTAAGTATCTTATATTTTTATATTCAATTTTCTTTATTAATAATATAATTTTTATCAATGTAAAAAAATACCAGGAAGATATTATACAAAGGAGATGTTTGGAATATTAA
- the yceG_1 gene encoding putative aminodeoxychorismate lyase, protein MKRWIYTIAGIFFLITAIAVVFFYSEINKKVNYHKIIEIKRGVPLKASLSTLPISDSFVFKVYLKYRNEGKGIKAGYYELKGQMSMKELIDVLESGKDKVFKLTIPEGYSIAEIAELLEKNGRIDKDKFYKEFNGIEFPYPTPDGNFEGYLYPETYYIPENYNERLIIRTLLREFLKKFPPEKYEDKDEFYQKLIMASILEREAKLDEEKPLMASVFYNRLKKKMTLSSDATVNFLYDYKKEECIIKI, encoded by the coding sequence ATGAAAAGATGGATTTATACTATTGCAGGAATATTTTTCTTAATTACAGCAATAGCAGTAGTTTTTTTCTACTCTGAAATAAATAAAAAAGTAAATTATCATAAAATAATTGAAATAAAGAGAGGAGTTCCATTAAAAGCTTCCTTATCAACTCTTCCTATTTCAGATAGTTTTGTTTTCAAAGTTTATTTGAAATATAGAAATGAAGGGAAAGGAATAAAAGCAGGTTATTATGAGTTAAAAGGGCAAATGTCAATGAAAGAACTCATAGATGTCCTTGAATCAGGGAAAGATAAAGTGTTTAAACTTACTATTCCAGAGGGATACAGTATAGCAGAAATAGCTGAGCTTTTAGAAAAAAATGGAAGAATAGATAAAGACAAATTTTATAAAGAATTTAATGGAATAGAATTTCCATATCCTACACCTGATGGAAATTTTGAAGGATATTTGTATCCCGAAACTTATTATATACCAGAAAATTATAATGAAAGACTTATTATTAGGACATTATTGAGAGAGTTTCTTAAAAAGTTTCCACCTGAAAAATATGAGGATAAAGATGAGTTTTACCAAAAGCTTATAATGGCGTCAATTTTAGAGAGAGAAGCTAAGCTTGATGAAGAAAAGCCTCTTATGGCTTCTGTTTTTTATAATAGGCTAAAGAAGAAAATGACTCTTTCCTCTGATGCAACAGTAAACTTTTTATATGATTATAAAAAAGAAGAATGTATTATAAAGATTTAG
- a CDS encoding DbpA RNA binding domain: MVEELNHILAENNFDNFKDLSRELLNGEDAVDIVAALIKHSYEDVLDESNYNEINNSASLEKTGKVRLFVALGRKNDMTPKKLVEMVTSKTKVDERKLKNVEVYENFSFLSVPFKEAEEIIEIFKQEKKGRKPLIEKAKEKKQ; the protein is encoded by the coding sequence TTGGTAGAAGAATTGAATCATATACTAGCAGAAAATAATTTTGATAATTTTAAAGATCTTTCAAGAGAGCTTTTAAATGGGGAAGATGCAGTGGATATAGTTGCAGCTTTAATTAAACACTCATATGAAGATGTCCTTGATGAAAGTAATTATAATGAAATAAATAACAGTGCTTCATTAGAAAAAACTGGAAAAGTAAGATTATTTGTTGCTTTAGGAAGAAAAAATGATATGACTCCTAAAAAATTAGTTGAAATGGTAACTAGCAAGACTAAAGTTGATGAAAGAAAATTAAAGAATGTTGAAGTATATGAAAACTTTTCATTTCTATCTGTTCCTTTTAAAGAAGCAGAAGAAATTATTGAAATATTTAAACAAGAGAAAAAAGGAAGAAAACCTTTAATAGAAAAAGCTAAAGAAAAGAAACAATAA
- the ftsH gene encoding ATP-dependent zinc metalloprotease FtsH: MNREDFIEEKVFYIEEEEVKDSEKKEKPQEDEKKTTQEPDNKKPQEDEEKKNEEKEKIHDEIKERKEELKSKLRDGLNQSSNKSEEDRNNKLKSLGGKFNFKGFVMLLFIVTLIASAPALLSTNAKTPSNEVGYSEFINHVKNKEIVKVNEKEGYVYGYSPEDEKKEVKSYKARMITDRLGDDPVLVKTIEENNASIKSLPPQELPFLLNMLASWFPMLLLIGVWIFMLNRMNKGSGGGPQIFNMGKSKAKDNGEEISKVTFDDVAGIAEAKVELEEVVKFLKEPETFKKIGARIPKGVLLLGGPGTGKTLLAKAVAGEAKVPFFSMSGSEFVEMFVGVGASRVRDLFNKARKSAPCIIFIDEIDAVGRKRGSGQGGGNDEREQTLNQLLVEMDGFGTDETIIVLAATNRPEILDKALMRPGRFDRQVIVDNPDIKGREEILKVHIRGKKIAKDVDLSIIAKKTPGFVGADLANLLNEAAILAAREGREEITMADLEEASEKVSIGPERKSKVMIEKERLITAYHEAGHALMHYLLPNTDPVHKITIVPRGMAGGFTMALPEEERSYKFKSEFFDDIRVLFGGRAAEQIVFNDITTGASNDIERATAIAHAIVTRFGMTNKFGPMLLDNTKEGDLFQQKYYSDTTGKEVDDEIRGIISTAYTETLDMIKKNYQYLDNVAKALLEKETLVREEFEAIMQGKTLADLAESKKEAAEIKADEAVEEKEKEDIAEKIKADDAVRVLDEFEEKEEEKFSKD; this comes from the coding sequence TTGAACAGAGAAGATTTTATAGAAGAAAAAGTATTTTATATAGAGGAAGAAGAGGTAAAAGATTCTGAGAAAAAAGAAAAGCCTCAAGAAGACGAAAAGAAAACTACTCAGGAGCCAGATAATAAAAAACCTCAAGAAGATGAAGAGAAGAAAAATGAGGAAAAAGAAAAAATACATGATGAAATAAAAGAAAGAAAAGAAGAACTCAAGTCAAAATTAAGAGATGGATTAAATCAAAGCAGTAATAAATCTGAAGAAGACCGTAATAATAAATTAAAAAGCCTTGGAGGGAAATTTAACTTTAAAGGTTTTGTAATGTTACTTTTTATAGTAACATTAATAGCTTCTGCTCCAGCTCTTTTATCAACTAACGCAAAAACTCCAAGTAATGAAGTTGGATATAGCGAATTTATAAATCATGTAAAAAATAAGGAAATAGTTAAAGTTAATGAAAAAGAAGGATATGTATATGGATATTCACCAGAAGATGAAAAGAAAGAAGTAAAATCATATAAAGCAAGAATGATAACTGACAGATTGGGAGATGACCCTGTTTTAGTTAAAACAATAGAAGAAAATAATGCTTCTATAAAATCACTTCCACCTCAAGAGTTACCATTTTTATTAAATATGCTTGCTTCTTGGTTCCCAATGCTTCTATTAATAGGAGTATGGATATTCATGCTTAACAGAATGAATAAAGGAAGTGGTGGAGGACCTCAAATCTTTAATATGGGGAAATCTAAAGCTAAGGATAATGGTGAAGAGATATCTAAAGTAACATTTGATGATGTTGCAGGTATAGCAGAAGCAAAAGTGGAATTGGAAGAAGTTGTAAAATTTCTAAAAGAGCCAGAAACATTTAAGAAAATAGGAGCAAGGATTCCTAAAGGAGTACTGTTATTAGGAGGACCAGGAACAGGTAAGACTCTTCTTGCAAAGGCAGTAGCTGGAGAAGCTAAGGTACCATTTTTCAGTATGTCTGGATCAGAGTTTGTGGAAATGTTTGTAGGGGTAGGAGCTTCAAGGGTAAGAGATTTATTTAATAAGGCTAGAAAAAGTGCTCCATGTATTATATTTATAGATGAAATAGATGCTGTAGGTAGAAAAAGAGGTTCTGGGCAAGGTGGAGGAAATGATGAAAGAGAACAAACTCTAAACCAGCTTCTAGTAGAAATGGACGGGTTTGGAACTGATGAAACTATCATAGTTCTTGCTGCAACTAATAGACCAGAAATTTTGGATAAAGCGTTAATGAGACCAGGAAGATTTGATAGACAGGTAATTGTTGATAATCCTGATATTAAAGGAAGAGAAGAAATACTAAAAGTTCATATCAGAGGTAAGAAGATTGCTAAAGATGTGGATCTATCTATAATAGCTAAGAAAACACCAGGATTTGTAGGAGCAGATTTAGCTAACCTATTAAATGAGGCTGCAATTCTTGCTGCAAGAGAAGGAAGAGAAGAAATAACTATGGCTGATTTGGAAGAAGCTTCTGAAAAAGTAAGTATAGGACCAGAAAGAAAGTCAAAGGTTATGATAGAGAAAGAAAGATTAATAACAGCCTACCATGAAGCTGGACATGCTTTGATGCATTATCTTCTGCCTAATACAGATCCAGTACATAAGATTACAATTGTACCTAGAGGAATGGCTGGAGGATTTACAATGGCCTTACCAGAAGAAGAGAGAAGTTATAAATTCAAAAGTGAATTTTTTGATGATATAAGAGTTTTATTTGGAGGAAGAGCAGCTGAACAGATAGTATTTAATGATATAACTACTGGAGCTAGCAATGATATAGAAAGAGCTACTGCAATAGCTCATGCAATTGTTACAAGATTTGGAATGACAAATAAGTTTGGACCAATGCTTCTTGATAATACAAAAGAAGGAGATTTGTTCCAGCAGAAGTACTATAGTGACACTACTGGAAAAGAAGTAGATGATGAAATAAGAGGAATAATAAGTACAGCTTATACTGAAACTTTAGATATGATTAAGAAAAACTATCAATATTTAGATAATGTGGCAAAAGCACTTCTTGAAAAAGAAACTTTAGTAAGAGAAGAATTTGAAGCTATTATGCAAGGAAAAACTCTTGCTGATTTAGCTGAATCTAAAAAAGAAGCAGCAGAAATAAAGGCTGATGAAGCTGTAGAAGAAAAAGAAAAAGAAGATATAGCTGAAAAAATAAAAGCTGATGATGCTGTAAGAGTTTTAGATGAATTTGAGGAAAAGGAAGAAGAAAAATTTAGTAAAGATTAA
- the tilS gene encoding tRNA(Ile)-lysidine synthase: MSLYREILEKNRKDNLIVENDKIVVGFSGGPDSVFLVEMLMKLKKSINFDIVLVHINHLLRGENSDGDEKFSLEYGKKKGLQVFSRKINITVLGKKLGLTLEEAGRKARYDLFKEILRETGANKIALAHNKDDQLETFMFRLTRGAGLEGLEGIIAKRDMYIRPISEIYKKDIIKYLNDNNISYRIDETNFENEFTRNSIRLDLIPFIEKRYNPKFKDKLYSLIEEIREVNRVLEIKFEKYMVNNKLSIEKLKQLDKYLLSKVLIQYLYSYGIEVSRNKIQLIEDILHKGGSKDISLNREFILKKDYDFLTVEKNIKKESQCIREIELEIPGHVIFGEYVIEASLTDQILYDSENFYTNLKTGDKLKIRSRQDGDRMIPIGMISEKK, encoded by the coding sequence ATGAGTTTATACAGGGAAATCCTAGAAAAAAACAGAAAAGACAATTTAATAGTAGAAAACGATAAGATAGTAGTTGGTTTCTCAGGAGGACCTGATTCGGTTTTTTTGGTTGAAATGCTGATGAAACTCAAAAAAAGTATAAATTTTGATATAGTACTTGTACATATAAATCATTTATTAAGAGGAGAGAACTCTGATGGTGATGAGAAATTTTCATTAGAATATGGAAAGAAAAAAGGATTACAAGTTTTTAGTAGAAAAATAAATATAACAGTATTAGGAAAAAAATTGGGGCTTACTTTAGAAGAAGCTGGAAGAAAAGCAAGATATGATTTGTTTAAAGAAATATTAAGGGAAACAGGAGCTAATAAGATTGCTCTAGCCCATAATAAAGATGATCAATTAGAAACATTTATGTTTCGTCTGACAAGAGGAGCTGGTCTTGAAGGTCTTGAAGGAATAATTGCTAAAAGAGATATGTATATCAGACCAATATCAGAAATTTATAAAAAAGATATTATCAAATATCTAAATGATAATAATATTTCTTATAGAATAGATGAAACAAATTTTGAAAATGAATTTACAAGAAATAGTATAAGACTGGATCTTATACCTTTTATAGAAAAAAGGTATAATCCTAAATTTAAAGATAAACTTTATTCCTTGATTGAAGAAATAAGAGAAGTAAATAGAGTTTTAGAAATAAAGTTTGAAAAATATATGGTTAATAATAAATTAAGTATAGAAAAATTGAAACAGTTAGATAAATATCTTCTCAGCAAGGTGCTGATACAATATCTGTATAGTTATGGAATAGAAGTGTCACGAAATAAAATCCAACTGATAGAGGATATTTTACATAAAGGAGGTAGTAAAGATATTTCTTTAAATAGGGAATTTATTCTAAAAAAAGATTATGATTTCCTTACAGTAGAAAAGAATATAAAAAAAGAAAGTCAATGTATAAGAGAAATTGAACTAGAAATACCGGGACATGTGATATTTGGAGAATATGTAATAGAAGCATCTCTCACTGATCAAATATTATATGATTCAGAAAACTTTTATACTAACTTAAAAACAGGAGATAAGCTTAAAATTAGAAGTAGACAAGATGGAGACAGAATGATTCCGATAGGAATGATATCAGAAAAAAAATAA
- the cshA gene encoding DEAD-box ATP-dependent RNA helicase CshA gives MKNGKIRRIQKIRTGRENYKSSFKKGYEKPTPIQALTIPALLDGEKDIIGQAQTGTGKTAAFSLPILERFEPGKVVQAIVLAPTRELAIQVAEEMNSLANGKKIRITPVYGGQSIEFQIRQLKKGTDIIVGTPGRVMDLMDRKLIKLDNLKYFILDEADEMLNMGFLEDVEKILESTNDDKRMLFFSATMPNEILKVAKKHMRDYEVLAVKTRELTTDLTDQIYFEVHERDKFEALCRIIDLTKDFYGIVFCRTKNDVNDVVGKLNDRGYDAEGLHGDISQNYREVTLKRFKAKKINVLVATDVAARGIDVNDLSHVINYSIPQEAESYVHRIGRTGRAGKEGTAITFITPQEYRRLLQIQKIVKTEIRKEKVPGVKDVIQAKNSDW, from the coding sequence GTGAAGAATGGAAAAATTAGAAGAATTCAAAAAATTAGGACTGGGAGAGAAAACTATAAAAGCTCTTTCAAAAAAGGATATGAAAAACCAACTCCTATACAAGCTTTAACTATACCAGCATTGTTAGATGGAGAAAAAGATATAATAGGGCAGGCACAGACAGGAACTGGTAAAACAGCAGCATTCTCTTTGCCAATATTAGAAAGATTTGAACCAGGAAAAGTAGTGCAAGCTATAGTTTTAGCTCCTACTAGAGAACTGGCTATTCAAGTTGCTGAAGAAATGAACAGCCTTGCAAATGGTAAAAAAATAAGAATAACTCCTGTATATGGAGGACAGTCAATAGAATTTCAAATCAGACAATTAAAAAAGGGAACTGATATAATTGTTGGAACTCCTGGAAGAGTAATGGATTTGATGGATAGAAAACTTATAAAATTAGATAATCTTAAGTATTTTATATTAGATGAAGCTGATGAAATGCTTAATATGGGATTTCTAGAAGATGTAGAAAAAATTCTTGAATCTACAAATGATGATAAAAGAATGCTTTTCTTCTCTGCTACAATGCCAAATGAAATATTAAAAGTTGCTAAAAAGCATATGAGAGATTATGAAGTTTTGGCTGTAAAAACTAGAGAACTTACAACTGACTTAACTGATCAAATTTATTTTGAAGTACATGAAAGAGATAAATTTGAAGCTTTATGTAGAATAATTGATCTTACTAAAGATTTCTATGGAATAGTTTTTTGTAGAACAAAAAATGATGTAAATGATGTAGTTGGAAAATTAAATGATAGAGGATATGATGCTGAAGGGCTTCATGGAGATATCAGTCAAAATTATAGAGAAGTAACTTTAAAGAGATTTAAAGCGAAGAAAATAAATGTACTTGTAGCAACAGATGTAGCTGCAAGAGGAATAGATGTTAACGATCTTTCTCATGTAATTAATTATTCTATACCACAAGAAGCTGAGAGCTATGTACATAGAATAGGAAGAACTGGAAGAGCTGGAAAAGAGGGAACTGCAATAACATTTATTACTCCTCAAGAGTATAGAAGACTTCTTCAAATACAAAAAATTGTAAAAACTGAGATTAGAAAAGAAAAAGTTCCTGGAGTAAAAGATGTAATTCAAGCTAAAAATTCAGATTGGTAG
- the yceG_2 gene encoding putative aminodeoxychorismate lyase — MYYKDLEIDSPYNTYKYKGLPPGPISNPSVVSVEAAYNPADTDYLFFVATGDGGHFFSKTYKEHLEFQRKNKENK; from the coding sequence ATGTATTATAAAGATTTAGAAATAGATTCGCCATACAATACTTATAAATACAAAGGACTTCCACCAGGACCAATATCTAATCCAAGTGTAGTTTCAGTAGAGGCAGCATATAATCCAGCTGATACAGATTACCTATTTTTTGTTGCTACTGGAGATGGAGGGCATTTTTTTAGTAAAACATATAAAGAACATCTAGAATTTCAAAGAAAAAATAAGGAGAATAAATAG